From the Exiguobacterium marinum DSM 16307 genome, the window TGTGGGGTCTTCGTGATAAAACCGTCGAGTTCGAAGACGAAGCCGCACTCGCTGCTCGTTTCCGCGCCTTGATTGACGAAGTGAAGCCGGAAACCGTCATCTCATTCTATCCAGAATATGCCGTTCACCCGGACCATGAAGCGACAGCTCGTGCCGTCGTACGAGCACTTCAGGAGATGGGAGAAGCGCGCCCTGAGTTTTTAGGTGTCGCATTCGATCGCCGCACAGAAGAAGAGCTCGGACAACCTCACGTGATCGTCGATGTGACGGAAGAAAGTGAACAGAAGAAAGACTCCCTCTTTGCCCATCGTTCTCAGACGGAAGGTCTTCTACGCGCCATTGACAATGCAGAAAACGCCCACGTTATGGAGTTACTCCAACGTGAGCGCTTCTATCATTATCCGTTCTCATGATTCATAGGCTAGGCGGGTCATATACAGCAAGGCCCCGACGGTCCCAAGACCAATCAACGTTCCGAATACTACAACGATTTGTCCCATGTTTTCACCTCTTCTAGACTTTACGAACGTTTCAATTGATTGGTTTCAAACAGGGCACCCACTTATTAGGGTGTGCTGTTTTTTTATGTACAAAATTTGATTATTTTCATCATACACTCAATATCCTGTCATTTCGTCCGTCTTAAGACGTAAAAACAGACATGGCTTATGGCCCATGCCTGTCATGATTATGAGTGAGTCGCATGAACGAACCAAACGACAAGTCCGATTAGTATGAACGCAAGAAATAGCGACGATGTCGTTCCCCCAATAAAGACAATCCCTAATATGAGGATACCGAGATGCCATACCATCGAGATAGACGATTCCGTCGTCGCTCGAATGGATGAAGGAACTTGATGGTGCAACAGTCCATAATAGAGTGGTTCCATCGCCCCATATAGAAGTCCCAACAATCCCATCACACCAATTCCGATTGGACTCGGAAATAAGCCGATGAAGAGAAACCCGCCACCCATCACCCAACCGAATCGCTTCAACCAACGTTCTGAAGGCGCAAAATGCACGATGGTACCTGCGAACAGCTGTCCTGGCAACTGAATCAAGAGCAAACCACTTGAAATGACACCGAACCAATAAATCGGAACGGACACATCGCGAGCGTACAGTTGCCAAAATTCATCGATGAAATTGAAGGCAGACACCGCTGCCAAAACACTGATTGTGACATGCCGAAGTTGCTTCTTCGACCAAACGAATTGAAACCCTTTGAACAAATGCCGCCACGTCAAACGTTCCTCTCGCTCTCGATGAGTCGGTTCGACAAGAAATAGGCTAGAGATGGTCGCAATCATCAAACTCAAAATCGAGAGCTTGTAGTTCCACTCCATGGGAAGGTACTGAGCCAAAACACTTCCGCTCAATGCCGCCATCACAGCGGCCACGATCCCAATCGCGTTCAGTTTCCCGAGTACCCGTTCGAATGACGACGCTTCGCGACTTTCCTGTAACGACTCGTACAGCAAAGCATTCTCTGCCCCACTTCGAATGACCGACCCGACGGCTGAACAACTGATGGCGACAAAGAAACCGGTGAACGTGAACGAATACAAAATGACAATAAACGACAGCCACTCTAATCCGACACCGATTTGGATGAGTCGACGCCGTGCCGTATGGTCCGCCCATACACCAGTTGGTACTTCTAGTAGTACGATGATGAGCGCATACACCATCTCTAAATAAACGACTTCCTGAATGGAGATGCCCCGTGACTCCCAGAACAGCCGTTCAATCACGTATGCAGGAATCAGCCCTTCAAACCAACGAACCCACCCTAGTCGGACAACGTTTCGACGAACTTAACTCGGTGAACGTGCTCGTTTTCTCACTTGAATCTCCTCCTTACTTGTCTATTCCCGAAAACACAAAAAAACCACGAGACGAATCTCGTGGTCGACGTGTTATTTTAATAAGTTGAGAATCTCACGGTTGAACGCCGGAATGTCATCCGGCTGACGGCTCGTCACGAGCTGGTTTTGGCAGACAACGACTTCTTTGTCCGCATATTTCGCTCCAGCATACTCCATGTCGACTTTAATCGATTTATATCCGGTTGCATCACGACCTTCAAGCGTCTTCGCCGTAATCAATAGCTGTGGTCCGTGACAGATGGCAAACACAGGCTTCTTCGCGTCCATGAAGGCTTTGGCGAACGAAACGAACCGCTCGTCTTCACGTAACAAGTCAGGAGAGAATCCGCCTGGTAAGAGAAGGGCGTCAAAATCTTCTGGCGATACATCGTCAATCGATTGATCGATGTTCACTTTCGCCTCTCCTTGTTTTCCTTCTACCGTATTGCCTGCTTTCTTCTCGATTGTCACGACGTCATGTCCCGCATCCACCAATGCGTCACGGGGACCCGTGAATTCTACATCTTCAAACATATCTGTAATGAGCGTTGCTACTTTTGCCATGTTCTAAACACTCCCTCTGTTTGTTTTATGCACATAGGGACTGTTCCACAGGCATGAATCACTTAAACATCACTGCATGCATTCAACGGAACTTCGAGACGTACGGATTGTCGCGTTCAAAGAAGCGATACGGGTAGTCACGGGCCTCGCCCGTATTCGGAATCCCGATACGTGGACCCGCCTCGATCACCATTTCAGTCTCACCTTCCGCAATATAGAGCGGGTCTTGTTGGAACGAGTGTCCGTATAAATCCATCGTGATTCCGAGTGCTTTCGTCAACTTCCCCGGTCCGTTCGTTTGGTCATATCGCTTCACCCCGGGACGATTCGCCGCAACCCATTCATGACCTTGAATCGGTTCGACGGCCCGA encodes:
- the bshB2 gene encoding bacillithiol biosynthesis deacetylase BshB2, whose translation is MNGPLLVIFPHPDDEAFSSAGTIIQHRQKGLPVTYVCLTLGEMGRNMGSPIFTTREELPKIRKRELEEACRIMEIEDLRMWGLRDKTVEFEDEAALAARFRALIDEVKPETVISFYPEYAVHPDHEATARAVVRALQEMGEARPEFLGVAFDRRTEEELGQPHVIVDVTEESEQKKDSLFAHRSQTEGLLRAIDNAENAHVMELLQRERFYHYPFS
- a CDS encoding type 1 glutamine amidotransferase domain-containing protein encodes the protein MAKVATLITDMFEDVEFTGPRDALVDAGHDVVTIEKKAGNTVEGKQGEAKVNIDQSIDDVSPEDFDALLLPGGFSPDLLREDERFVSFAKAFMDAKKPVFAICHGPQLLITAKTLEGRDATGYKSIKVDMEYAGAKYADKEVVVCQNQLVTSRQPDDIPAFNREILNLLK
- a CDS encoding MFS transporter, which translates into the protein MIERLFWESRGISIQEVVYLEMVYALIIVLLEVPTGVWADHTARRRLIQIGVGLEWLSFIVILYSFTFTGFFVAISCSAVGSVIRSGAENALLYESLQESREASSFERVLGKLNAIGIVAAVMAALSGSVLAQYLPMEWNYKLSILSLMIATISSLFLVEPTHREREERLTWRHLFKGFQFVWSKKQLRHVTISVLAAVSAFNFIDEFWQLYARDVSVPIYWFGVISSGLLLIQLPGQLFAGTIVHFAPSERWLKRFGWVMGGGFLFIGLFPSPIGIGVMGLLGLLYGAMEPLYYGLLHHQVPSSIRATTESSISMVWHLGILILGIVFIGGTTSSLFLAFILIGLVVWFVHATHS